A genomic window from Elaeis guineensis isolate ETL-2024a chromosome 3, EG11, whole genome shotgun sequence includes:
- the LOC105040387 gene encoding protein phosphatase 2C 16 isoform X2: MEEMSPVIALPISVGNPLQDRNPMEISRLKLMTDAASMLSDPIESEVEAVIMEEGGGGDDLEVRTLPGSDEEDSMSVGPEQSPQSSSSVIIDSGGIASVLEEISALDAADAAAIVVPLDMVQSIAPAVEIIAGESGSSLVTARVTDSDLKVAAALVDPAVHGGRVFLPNYGPLWGCISICGRRPEMEDAVVALPWFWEIPARMLSADCLVKSTSVGLSRLPAHLFGVYDGHGGAQVANYCRERVHLAFIEEIENVNRSFGDDSGDDWKKQWEMAFTDCFKKVDDEVGGKGRQVVVSTLDVSEEGSSSSLSASVPSEPIASETVGSTAVVAVICSSHIIIANCGDSRAVLCRGKEPMALSVDHKVSQTEMMNMPGLKQLEERSSSGMDTVCLVFLLCQGQLGTDT, translated from the exons ATGGAGGAGATGTCTCCGGTGATTGCTTTGCCGATTAGCGTAGGCAATCCGCTCCAGGATAGGAACCCAATGGAGATTAGTCGCCTCAAGTTGATGACCGATGCCGCGAGCATGCTTTCTGATCCGATCGAATCAGAAGTTGAGGCTGTGATCATGGAGGAAGGAGGGGGTGGCGACGATCTGGAGGTCCGGACGCTGCCTGGAAGCGACGAGGAAGACTCCATGTCCGTGGGGCCGGAGCAGTCTCCTCAGAGCTCCAGTTCCGTAATCATTGATAGCGGTGGCATTGCGAGCGTTTTGGAAGAAATTTCTGCTCTGGATGCAGCTGATGCGGCTGCAATAGTGGTCCCTTTGGACATGGTGCAGAGCATTGCTCCCGCTGTCGAGATCATCGCCGGGGAATCGGGTTCGAGTTTGGTGACCGCACGCGTGACCGATTCTGATCTGAAAGTAGCAGCAGCCCTTGTTGACCCGGCTGTTCATGGTGGTCGTGTTTTCCTACCGAATTACGGACCCCTTTGGGGTTGCATCTCTATTTGTGGGAGAAGACCAGAGATGGAGGATGCCGTAGTGGCTTTGCCGTGGTTTTGGGAAATTCCAGCCCGGATGCTAAGTGCTGATTGCTTGGTGAAAAGCACGAGTGTAGGCTTGAGTCGCTTGCCTGCCCATTTATTTGGAGTCTATGATGGCCATGGTGGTGCTCAG GTCGCTAACTATTGCCGGGAGCGCGTCCATTTAGCATTCATTGAAGAGATTGAAAATGTAAACAGAAGTTTTGGAGATGACAGCGGGGATGACTGGAAGAAGCAATGGGAAATGGCTTTCACTGATTGTTTTAAGAAGGTTGATGATGAGGTTGGAGGGAAAGGTAGACAAGTTGTTGTAAGCACGCTAGATGTCTCTGAGGAGGGGTCAAGCTCAAGCCTTTCTGCTTCCGTGCCATCAGAACCCATTGCCTCGGAGACTGTTGGATCTACTGCGGTTGTCGCTGTTATTTGTTCATCTCACATTATCATTGCAAACTGCGGGGATTCAAGGGCAGTACTTTGTCGTGGCAAAGAACCAATGGCTCTATCTGTGGATCATAAGGTAAG CCAAACAGAGATGATGAATATGCCAGGATTGAAGCAGCTGGAGGAAAGGTCATCCAGTGGAATGGATACCGTGTGCTTGGTGTTCTTGCTATGTCAAGGTCAATTG